A genome region from Gopherus evgoodei ecotype Sinaloan lineage unplaced genomic scaffold, rGopEvg1_v1.p scaffold_35_arrow_ctg1, whole genome shotgun sequence includes the following:
- the LOC115641730 gene encoding LOW QUALITY PROTEIN: josephin-2-like (The sequence of the model RefSeq protein was modified relative to this genomic sequence to represent the inferred CDS: inserted 1 base in 1 codon): protein MAAACMAAPSLGFDGVQGCLIADPGLPDWHVVEVEVTGRSGERRDQAFTVTTSRRNPASPGAVTGTATFPSFWSSLLEESFKALGRQWSAVNFGKKHLYRVTAISELRSTSDPCWEIKFNEICCSRARGRAVRPPPPXPRLGGAMSGGPEPGGRPRVYHERQRLELCAVHALNNVLQERRFTQEAADEICKRLAPDARLNPHRSVLGTGNYDVNVIMAALQSLDFAAIWWDKRRPLEQLVLSRVHGFIVNVPSNVSLGFVSLPVRRKHWIAVRQVGGTYYNLDSKLKAPACVGGEGELRAFLQDFLSQGPCEVLLVVSRAVEESGCWLNPE from the exons ATGGCGGCCGCTTGCATGGCCGCCCCCAGCCTGGGCTTCGACGGGGTCCAGGGGTGCCTCATTGCTGACCCCGG CCTCCCTGACTGGCATgtggtggaggtggaggtgaCCGGCCGGTCTGGCGAGCGCAGGGACCAGGCCTTCACGGTCACCACCAGCCGCAGGAACCCAGCCTCCCCCGGAGCTGTCACTGGCACGGCTACTTTCCCTTCTTTCTGGAGCAGCCTGCTGG AGGAAAGTTTCAAAGCACTAGGTCGTCAATGGTCAGCTGTAAACTTTGGCAAGAAGCACCTGTATAGAGTTACGGCCATTTCAGAGTTACGATCCACCTCCGATCCATGCTGGGAGATAAAGTTCAATGAGATCTGCT gCAGCCGGGCTCGGGGCCGCGCCGTGaggccgcccccac cccccaggctggggggcgcGATGTCCGGGGGGCCGGAGCCGGGCGGGAGGCCGCGGGTGTACCACGAACGCCAGCGCCTGGAGCTCTGCGCCGTCCACGCCCTGAACAACGTCCTGCAGGAGCGACGCTTCACCCAGGAGGCGGCCGACGAGATCTGCAAGAG GCTGGCGCCGGACGCCCGGCTGAATCCGCATCGCAGCGTCCTGGGCACGGGCAACTACGATGTCAATGTGATCATGGCAGCCCTGCAGAGCCTGGACTTCGCGGCCATCTGGTGGGACAAGCGCCG GcccctggagcagctggtactGAGCCGGGTGCACGGCTTCATCGTGAACGTGCCGTCCAACGTGTCCCTGGGCTTCGTGTCGCTGCCCGTGCGGCGTAAGCACTGGATCGCCGTGCGCCAGGTGGGAGGCACCTACTACAACCTGGACTCCAAGCTGAAGGCCCCGGCCTGTGTCGGCGGAGAGGGGGAGCTCAG GGCTTTCCTTCAGGATTTCCTGTCCCAGGGTCCCTGTGAAGTGCTGCTGGTCGTGTCCCGGGCCGTGGAGGAATCCGGCTGCTGGTTGAACCCAGAGTGA